GTTATTTTTCGTGGGATATACATTATCCATTGCTTCTACTAAAAAACTCTACCTTCCTCTTAAAAATGTAGACACATTCATATAATGCTGCGATGAAAAACCCAATTATCTGGACATCATCAACAGTGCCACATGCTTTAATCCTGGGCGATTCTTCAACTTCACATTTCATGGAAGGATCCAGTTCGAACTTCAGAAAACGACATACTTTTATGATGCTTGAAGCTGACTCCAGAGTAGAAGGTCTGTTTGCTACATTCTAACAGCTACTATCTGTTATAAACTTATAATCCAGAAATTGCGCTACAAATTCCGGTTCCGCTTGTAGGAATCATAAACGAGAAGTATAAGATGTACACTTCTCTGTCACAAACAACGGCAGATACCAAAATGGTTCAGTCGCTTTTAGCAATTTGGGAGGTATCTTTCCTGCTCTATGTGCACATATGCTGCAAATTGTTACTTATTGCTAAACCTCTCATACCTGCTTTGCTTAGGAACTTGAGCACTTAAGACTACTGGATGAAACAAAACCTGCTGATATTGGTAGACCACCGCGGGATGCTGTTCTTAAAAGTTTTATTCATGGTATTAAGTATGAGAGTGCTCTTTCTGCGTTGGATCCAAAAGAGGAGGGGTCCCATCACAAAGATTCTGCCGTTGAAGCATCTGAAAAGCTTGAGAGGTGCTTTAAATCATTGACCGATGTTGTTGGGACTATCACATTCTCACAAAATGACTGCTGCGAAAATATTGGTAGTGATAATTCTGCTCAAAGAACATCTCAGTCATTTGACGAACATGAAAAGGTAGTTCTCAGATCTTAGTTATCTGGTTATGGCTTGATCTAAGTTACGCATATATTATTGGGTCAGTTTGTAGTGTTATCCAAAGCAGTTTATAAATAAGAAACATGCCGAACCAATTTTCCCAACCTATATAATGTACCTAAAATAGTTGTAAGGTGAAGAACTGCATTGTTTGGCTTCTGGCTGTTGGTAGCTGGTGCTCCTGGTGGTCCCAGAATAAATGCCTGACAAGCACCATAACCACGCCAAACAAAGCCACACTAATGGTCAAATTCGAGAGGTTGGAAGATAATTCTAGGTCTGTTATGAAGTGAGTACTTCAGATGGTAGAGGATGCCAGTCCAGGGTCACTTTTTGATCTTGCCAATTATTTTAGATGTGGGTTCTGATATTTCCCTTCTTGGGATTACGTGTGTGTATTTTGTCTGGCTACATTTGCATATTATGCTTTCGATTTGAATGTGTTTTTACTTTCTCCTGATAAATATAGCACCTCTTGTCACTTTCTTTTGTAGCATGTAGATTCTGAAGCACTTGGGCTTTTAAGCTGGATGGCCTCCTCACAGGCTGGAGAGGAGCCAACAACTGATGATGAATTAGTCAATGAAGTCATTCTGAGCCCTTTGTTCTCCAAGAAGTCCATTGAATTTGCTTTAGAGTCTGCTCACTTGGATTTCGATAGTGCTTCTCAGCAGGAGTGCCAGGATATTCTTGATACACTTGAACCCATGACTGGGGCAGAAGAATTGAATGCTCAGAACTCTTACCACAGTTCTCCAATGCTTGATGAGAGTACTTCAGTGGCCAATACTATTCCTCAGATTGATGGGTCTTCTGATGAAAAACAGAAAGGCCCCCAAGAATATGATCAGGGTAAAATTACTAGAAGAAAAATAGGAACAGCTAGTTACTCATCTAGTAAAAATAGTTCAAAGTTAGCAAGTAAGCATGGATGTACTGAACTTCTCTGGGGTTCTTTGCCTCTTTCTACTAAAAAGCGGTCACATGGAAATGCTGATGGTCCTGTTAAACTTTCTTCAGGCAGTGCAATGCCAACTGAGGATCCAAGTTCTTACAAGAGTAAAACTGAGAAGAACTCTTGTGATACCACAGACAACAATGACAAGGAATCTTCTGGTTCGATAGGTGAACATGGCTCAGCCTGTCTTTCTGTGAGGGATTTAATGAGAAGGAAGCGGAGGGGATCTTTTCAGCCTGAAAAGTTAGATTTTGGTTGTTCTGGAACTGCAGCATGCAACAAGGATAAAACCAGCGGAATCGTGATTTCTGGAGGATTAGAAGTGCATGACGTCACCAGTGGTCTTCCAAATTCAGAAACGTCTTATTCTGGTGGTGAATATGTACATATGACATTTGCGCAGAAGCCTCCAACTGGTTCGGAGGTTTCTTCGGCAAGCATTGAGCATCCTGAATGTAAGTTTCACAAGGAATATTCATTTTAACATGGTGCATGCAATTTACTTTAACTAGTGATGCTGGTATGCTGTTCAGATGTAAATTTTAGAAATTGTTGTGTTACCTCACCTGAGGTACCATGTTATTATGGTACAACATTATGTTTACTCAATTTGTTAGTACGACTGTTCACCTCATATTATACATATTCTCTGCTATTTTTCAGCTGCTAAACTGGGATCGGTTGACCCCCTTCCATTTTTCAATCAGACTGCTGAAGAGAATAAGGAGAATGGATCATTTCAGTATATGGGAAGTAGTGAATTCACATCTGATACTTTGGGTGTTCCAACTCATTTCCAAAATGATGGATCAGTCCTATATTTGCTGACGCATGCATTTTCACCGCCATCTGCAGCAGCTGTGGGCCAGTGGCTACCTCAACACACTTATTCCATTAGTGTCTCTGGTATAAGTAGTTTCCTGCATATATTAATTGCAATTTAGTTTACTGGCTTCCTTACAAACTACTCGTATCATTTTAGGTTACTTCAACTGTGGTGAGAATGTTACAGATGATCAGGAAATAGAACACCATCCTACTTCTACACCACATGCGGAAGCTCTTCCTTTGATGGCCAATTCTCCTGTACCCGGATCTGCTTCTGAGCATACAACAACAACGTTCATTGATACAGTTATGATGAAATCTGATCAGCCgaacaaagaaaataaaaagttGGATGATTGGCATGACTTTTCCCAGATCTCAGCTGAAGATGAGAAGCATAAGCTCACACCTCTCAGTCAAATTGGATTTCGTGACCCTGCTAGCACCGGTGGTGGACAACAACTGACGATACTTAGCATAGAGGTTCGACTATATTCTTCGTTCCTCCTAGGTAGCAGGGTGGTAATGAATTGTTCTTAGAGATTCTATGTTGTATGACCAAGACAGTTTTGACTTGGTAATGATTACTGACAGCAAAGTATGGGAAACCAGGCAAGGTAGAGTGACCTCTTGAAATTTCTTCCCACTATTTGACAGGTATTTGCGGAAAGCAGAGCAGAGCTGCGTCCTGATCCACGGTTTGATGCCATCAATGTTGTATCTTTGGCTGTCGAGGATGACGGTGACAATACTGTTGAAGTTCGTGTACTTATACGTGGAAACAATGACAAATCACAGGGGAGGAGGTTGTATGACGTCTTTTGATCTTTCAGTAATTTGTTGGTTTCTTTTAGATTTCAATTGTGTCTCTGAATTTTCCTCTTCTGTTCATTGAGACCCTTTATCTATTTAGTTGTATTTGTCAAAGTGAACTCTGCAGAAGCCCATATCAGTAAGTTAACTGCTCTACTCAGCAGAATTCTGTAAAATGTGACAGGCCAGTTGCCATTGTCGCCGTTTCAGTTACAGTCTTAGTAGTTATTATGCCATGTGACCCACTCCCTTGGATATTAGATGAGTGACATCAACATGGCTAGGGTGGTGACAATTGCAACGGATGTCATATTTGGCATGCATGAGTATGCTAATTTGGGTTGCTAACTTACTAATTTCTTTGGAGAACTACAACACAAACGAAAAACCTAAGCTACTTCTTCCAGAGGCGTTTGCAACCCTTGGTGGGAGACCTACCGCCATCAATCTGCCTCTGCTATAATGCCATTAGCAACCGAAGTCTGGGACTCATCCTGGAGCACCCTGCTATTCCTTTCCTTCCACACCGTCCACTATTAAGGATTTAATAGAAAAATAGCCGGCTTACTGTGATGGTTAATGGTATTTTCTATTCATTTCTCATGCTTCTGGACCTGAAGAATACATATAAATTTGATTTCTTTCCTTTATTCATGTTCCGGAACATAAACTGCATACTTGACATTTTGCTGTTCTAGAGTTGCGTCTTCATGTAATTGTTCTTCTTTGGCTTGGTGGTTCTTTTTCAAGTGTGTACAATCTTAGCTTGTTGGGTCGAGATGTATTTAATGCCTCTTTTCTTGTAACTGCAGAAACCTTGACGGAGTTATTGGTTGCAGTGTCGATGTCTTCCCGGAAGAGAGGAATCTTTTGTATCATCTTATCGATGCATTATGTTCAATTGATCCAGATATCCTAGTTGGATGGGAGATTCAGTTAGGATCTTTAGGATTTCTTGCTGAAAGAGCTGCTTATCTGGGTATAGGCTTACTGAAAAGAATCTCAAGGACACTACCACATGAGTCAAAATATCCACCTAAGAATCTAGCCCATGAGTCTAGTCAGGTGCCTGAAGCATCTCCTGCGGATGATGTTATTGTGGATGTCAGTGAGAATGATTGGAGTCATACTCATGCTAGTGGTGTACATGTTGGTGGGAGAATTGTACTAAACTTATGGCGTCTCATGCGTGGAGAAGTTAAGCTTAACAATTACTCCCTTGAAGCTGTGGCTGATGAAGTCCTGAGGCGAAAGGTACCATTAGTACCAAACAAGACATTGAATCGATGGTTTGCAACAGGTCCTGGACAAGGAAGACACCGGTGCATAGAATATGTTAACAGCAGAGCTATGCTCAACCTTGAAATAATAAATCAACTTGACCTGGTAAATGAATTTCCCTTCATTGCATTCTTGCCAGTACATCAACATATGGTTACTTGAGAGCTCCCTTGGTTTTTCCATATGAGATGTTTTATCAACTGGGCAGCCTGTCATTTTTGGTTTTACACCTGTTATAATTACAAATTAACAAGCTTGGTTAAGATGTTATGCCCGGAACAACTAGTAACTGATATTTTTTACGTTACCTGAATATTTGTAGCAAAAAGTTTGCTCCAAACTTTACCTGACTATTCCATGCAGGTCAATCGGACATCTGAACTTGCTCGTGTGTTTGGTATTGACTTCTTCTCTGTTCTTTCACGAGGGTCTCAGTTTCGTGTTGAATCTATGCTCTTGAGATTGGCTCATACACAGAACTACCTTGCAATTTCCCCAGGAAACCAACAGGTGCAATTCTTTGTCTCCTAGCAAAATTTAACTCGATTTCTGCGTAGACATGTTCTATACTTCCGTAGATACTCAGCCGCTTTTGCCTAGTAACACCAGTTCTAAGAAACAAATGCAAGAATGGCAGCTCTTGTTCATTGGCATACCTACCGAGAGGTATAACATTTATATTGGCTCTTTGTCCAAAGAGGCAAAGCCGGCCATTTTGTCTGCGGGGTCAATGAACTTGCTTTATGTAAATTGCCAAAGAAAAGGGTGTGGCAGGCTTAAGATTAGACAGGGACTGTTCTTCTAAGCCACCAGGAATTTTCTGGTTTAGAACACTGGTTCTTCACACGAACTAGAAATGTGATATATTTTCTGCTAACCTATCTCTTGACTGATTAGGATTTGGGGAAGTTGCCCGGACCCTAACCCTCAAATCTTGTGAGATTTGGGATTCACGAGCGCCCTTGCCCCCTGTATACTCGACTTAGTCACCTGCCTAGTTGTTGTAGTCCGCCTAGGGCCACCTCGCTTAGTGACCGAAGTCGCAACTAGGATCGACTTTGACACGCCTAGGTTTCAGGCTGCCTAGAGGGCGAACTATGGTCAAATTGTAGCGGACCCTGACGCCAATCGCCTAGACAGCCTAGTCAGCCTGCTTTTGAATCACTGctaagatgttttggatattaTTGCGCATATATTCTAGTAGCTTGCCTGCATTTTAACAATTCACCAGTGCTACTTTACAGGTTGCTTCTCAGCCAGCCATGGAGTGCATGCCACTTGTAATGGAACCAGAATCAGCTTTCTACTCTGACCCAGTTCTCGTATTGGATTTTCAATCTCTTTATCCTTCCATGATAATAGCATATAATCTATGTTATTCTACTTGCTTGGGTAAAGTTTTCCCGTCGAAGTCCAGTGTACTTGGTGTCAGCTCATATTCAGCCGATCCGCATACGATCGCTGATCTGAAAAATCAGCTGATTCTTACTCCAAATGGGGTTCTGTATGTGCAACCGGAGGTAATGATCTTGTTTACTCTCGGACATTGCAGATTTTCTTGTGTCGCTCAGTCATATCTAGTACTTTTCCTATTGATGCTAGACTAAGTACCACCAGTTGACAGGCAATATTGAAATACCTCCCACATATAGTTGTTATACCATCTACAGATGACTATGTTGATAGTGGCTATATTCTTGAAAACATTGCTTAGTGCTGCATTTTCTATACATCCCGACACTGTTTTATCTTTTGCACACTCCTTCCCATTGTTAGGCGTGCACAAGGAATGAGCATCTCGCACCAGACTGACCTTTTGAACACATTTTCAATGCCATTCTGCAGGTCAGAAAAGGTGTAGTGCCTCGCCTTCTTGAGGAGATACTGTCAACCAGAATTATGGTGAAGCAAGCACTGAAAAAGCTAGCTCCATCTCAGAAGGTTCTGCAGAAGGTATTTGCTTCTATACTTTCTTGAACATTTTACAGAAGCCCTAAATTTCTTGATTTTTTTGATTAAGTATGATACGATATGACTTACTAGAAAATCTGGGTTAATGTATAATGGTAATGGTAATGTATTTATTTTCCAGATACTCAATGCTCGGCAACTTGCTCTGAAGCTGATAGCTAATGTAACGTATGGTTACACAGCTGCTGGGTTCAGTGGTCGTATGCCCTGTGCAGAGCTTGCAGACAGCATTGTTCAATGTGGTCGTAGAACGCTTGAAACAGCAATATCATTTGTCAATCAGCATCCCTTGTGGAATGCTAGGGTTGTGTATGGTGATACTGACAGGTATTTTTGTGCATTTCTCATGATATTTTCTTTGAATTATACTTAAATATTGTACGAAGCTCATTATTtctgctgtagtatgtttgttCTTCTAAAAGGGCGATCTAGGGAAGAAGCATTCAGAATAGGAAAGGAAATTGCCTCTTTAGTGACTGCGATTAATCCGGATCCAGTCACTTTGAAGTTTGAGAAAGTGTACCATCCCTGTTTCCTTCTTACAAAGAAGAGATATGTTGGCTATAGCTATGAAAACCCCGAACAGAACGAGCCAATCTTTGACGCAAAGGGGATTGAGACAGTGCGGAGAGATACATGCCCGGCGGTTGCGAAGATGTTAGAACGATCTCTTAGAATAATGTTTGAAGAACAAGACTTGGTCAAGGTAAGGGGTGTTTCTTAATCTCTTCGACTTTACGAGGAGGGTCTTCCCTGTAGCAGTGTCAGGTATATAGCTTCATGGCCTTTTATTCTTGCAGGTTAAATCGTATGTGGAGCGTCAATGGACACGGATATTATCAGGAAAAGTTTCTATTCAGGACTTCATTTTTGCAAAGGAGGTTCGTCTTGGTACTTACAGTGCAAGGGCGTCCTCGCTGCCACCTGCAGCAATTGTTGCAACAAAAGCAATGTTGTCTGATCCACGGGCAGAACCACGTTATGCAGAGAGAGTGCCCTATGTTGTTATCCATGGGGAACCAGGGGCTCGTCTCGTCGATATGGTCATTAATCCATATGGTCTGCTAGAAGTTGGATCCCCTTATAGGTTAAATGAATTATATTACATAACCAAACAGATTATTCCAGCACTACAACGTGTCTTTGGACTCCTAGGTGTTAACCTAAATAAATGGTTTAAGGAGATGCCTCGCCCCACACGGTCAACACTCGCGAAACGCCAGTCTGCTTTGGGTCACGGTTCTCGTGATAGCAGTTCCATCCGATTGGGATGGAACAAGAAACCGTCCGCCAAAGTAGCCAGGATAGATACTTATTATATGTCGAGCCACTGTACTATCTGTGGTGATACAGTTCAAGGATCAGAAACTTTTTGCAGTTACTGTTTAAAAAATGAAGCTGTTGTTGCCACTGTAGTCACTGGCAGGACATCAAAATTGGAGCGAGAAATCCAACATCTTGCTGCTGTAAGTTCTTATTAGTTTTATACTTCTCTTATTTGAATTCCCCACTGGAAAATGAAATCATTGCATGGAATACTAAAATTAAAACTAACACTTATGTTTCTTGACATTTTTGTATAACATGAACTAAGCATCAGAAATATTGAAATTCTAGTCTTTCTTAATGTACTTGACCACTATTTGAAGTGCAACAATCCTTGTAATTTAATAATGTTGTCCATGAAACAGAAATCCCTTAAGACAAGTTGTTTCAGCTGACAGTTAACTTTTGAATGCTGTCCAGGTATGTGGCCACTGTGGCGGCGCGGACTGGATCATGGAAAGTGGGGTCAAGTGTGTTTCGCTTGCATGCCCGGTGTTCTATGAGCGTCTGAAGATTCAGAAGGAGTTGAGAGTCGTCTCGGAATCCGCTGGAGAAGCTGGCTATTATCCATTCTGCTGCGGGGAGCTATTCTGACTTTGTATTCTTGTTGTTAATATCTTGTACATTGTACATCTGTAAAATGTACAATCAGACTGTAATTATGTTGTTGTAACTCATAGCATTATTATGTACCAGTGTGTGTAGCAAAGGAGTATATAATGTGTAACAACACACATCCTCATTTGAGAGGGCAAGAAAAAGTTACCCACCAGTTTGTTTCCGAATGGTGTTTTCTGTCTTGACCACCCCCCTGTGCTAGAAATTCAAAGGTCGTGATACCTTATGGTTGCGTATTCATGCTTAATTTTGAAAGGATTGTAGTTTTGAAGAGAGTACTCGTACATGTAATAGTATGAGCAAACTTTTTGTCAGACATGAATATTTTTCTGACTTATATTGTTAGATCTGTTGATGGCCAGGTGAGCAAGGATCAGATTCAGGAGGTTTTTAGATCGATGTGCAATCCACCAGCAAAAGAAGTATGGCTCTGAGGCACTGAAGACTGACGACCAGCAAAAGAAGTATTGTTAGATATCCTCATGCTTGATTTTGACAAGAGTATGAGCACTTTCTATTTTCTCAGCTGCCGAGTTTTTTTTTTTTAGAATCCACTGCCAAGTTTGATAAGACCCAATTTCAAAGCATCCAGGCTCCCTCCTTCACCACACTGGAAATCCAAATGTACCCCCAAAGGTTTAGGAGGGATCTCTTCTTGCTTTCTTACATAATGAAGGGTGGGTGAGCTTGCTACCTGTTTAAACTCTGGCTTGCACAGTTTGATGAGCCTTTCTGAGCCTCAAATTCTTGTGCATTCTCCCCCACGCTCTTGTTGTATACTAATATTCTCTCTTGTGCTACCTCTAGTGAgctaaaacatcttatatttgctTAGAAGTACATATTTCCCTTCTAATAAAATTTGCTGATGGGGGCTAGGGCCTCCCTACAGTTTTCTCGCTCAGAAGAGAGAAAACAAAACAATGATCAGAGCCTGTAGGCCCTTGCTTATGTTTGGATGTTAACCTAAACCAACCATACTTTTTTTTGCCATAGCCAAATTTTAGACtcttgtttggatggttgccgaTACTTGGCAACCAAAACCTTGACCAAAATATTTGCTAGCCAAATTTTAGACtcttgtttggatggttgccaatGCTTGACAACCAAAACCTTGACCAAAATATTTGCTAGCCAAATATTAGTAGGGCTATAGCTTGGGCTCAAACCAACAAACCCTTAAGACCGATGAGCATCTGGGTGAAACACAGGGAGAAAATTGGAACATAGTTCAGCCCAACTCCATGTTGGCGAACAAGTTTAATTCTGATATAAGGTTACATTATTTTCAG
This region of Triticum urartu cultivar G1812 unplaced genomic scaffold, Tu2.1 TuUngrouped_contig_6827, whole genome shotgun sequence genomic DNA includes:
- the LOC125531127 gene encoding DNA polymerase zeta catalytic subunit (The sequence of the model RefSeq protein was modified relative to this genomic sequence to represent the inferred CDS: added 133 bases not found in genome assembly); this translates as MNPSSPEPSPPGTPSQVLSVRIVSLDYYMAPPVPGLDISYSPFHCEEVEEVPVIRIYGSTPAGQKTCLHIHQSLPYLYVPCPEELLHNIERGNSCMTGLLSDLEKTLQNRGPAKRKHVHGCSLVRAKKLYGYHSSEEIFVKIYLYYPHEVSRAATHLLGGAVLDRVFQPYESHIPYLLHFLIDYNLYGMGHVHVTDFKFRPPLPGDFHPKTLHRKVDSSDESEHKTHSYNAAMKNPIIWTSSTVPHALILGDSSTSHFMEGSSSNFRKRHTFMMLEADSRVEGIINEKYKMYTSLSQTTADTKMVQSLLAIWEELEHLRLLDETKPADIGRPPRDAVLKSFIHGIKYESALSALDPKEEGSHHKDSAVEASEKLERCFKSLTDVVGTITFSQNDCCENIGSDNSAQRTSQSFDEHEKHVDSEALGLLSWMASSQAGEEPTTDDELVNEVILSPLFSKKSIEFALESAHLDFDSASQQECQDILDTLEPMTGAEELNAQNSYHSSPMLDESTSVANTIPQIDGSSDEKQKGPQEYDQGKITRRKIGTASYSSSKNSSKLASSAMPTEDPSSYKSKTEKNSCDTTDNNDKESSGSIGEHGSACLSVRDLMRRKRRGSFQPEKLDFGCSGTAACNKDKTSGIVISGGLEVHDVTSGLPNSETSYSGGEYVHMTFAQKPPTGSEVSSASIEHPESAKLGSVDPLPFFNQTAEENKENGSFQYMGSSEFTSDTLGVPTHFQNDGSVLYLLTHAFSPPSAAAVGQWLPQHTYSISVSGYFNCGENVTDDQEIEHHPTSTPHAEALPLMANSPVPGSASEHTTTTFIDTVMMKSDQPNKENKKLDDWHDFSQISAEDEKHKLTPLSQIGFRDPASTGGGQQLTILSIEVFAESRAELRPDPRFDAINVVSLAVEDDGDNTVEVRVLIRGNNDKSQGRRNLDGVIGCSVDVFPEERNLLYHLIDALCSIDPDILVGWEIQLGSLGFLAERAAYLGIGLLKRISRTLPHESKYPPKNLAHESSQVPEASPADDVIVDVSENDWSHTHASGVHVGGRIVLNLWRLMRGEVKLNNYSLEAVADEVLRRKVPLVPNKTLNRWFATGPGQGRHRCIEYVNSRAMLNLEIINQLDLVNRTSELARVFGIDFFSVLSRGSQFRVESMLLRLAHTQNYLAISPGNQQVASQPAMECMPLVMEPESAFYSDPVLVLDFQSLYPSMIIAYNLCYSTCLGKVFPSKSSVLGVSSYSADPHTIADLKNQLILTPNGVLYVQPEVRKGVVPRLLEEILSTRIMVKQALKKLAPSQKVLQKILNARQLALKLIANVTYGYTAAGFSGRMPCAELADSIVQCGRRTLETAISFVNQHPLWNARVVYGDTDSMFVLLKGRSREEAFRIGKEIASLVTAINPDPVTLKFEKVYHPCFLLTKKRYVGYSYENPEQNEPIFDAKGIETVRRDTCPAVAKMLERSLRIMFEEQDLVKVKSYVERQWTRILSGKVSIQDFIFAKEVRLGTYSARASSLPPAAIVATKAMLSDPRAEPRYAERVPYVVIHGEPGARLVDMVINPYGLLEVGSPYRLNELYYITKQIIPALQRVFGLLGVNLNKWFKEMPRPTRSTLAKRQSALGHGSRDSSSIRLGWNKKPSAKVARIDTYYMSSHCTICGDTVQGSETFCSYCLKNEAVVATVVTGRTSKLEREIQHLAAVCGHCGGADWIMESGVKCVSLACPVFYERLKIQKELRVVSESAGEAGYYPFCCGELF